In the genome of Luteitalea pratensis, the window ACGCGTCGTGAGCGTTGCCGCATTCAGTTGCGCGGTCGTCCTGGCCGCATGCCGGTCTAGCAGGAGTCTTTCGAGGGAGTAGTTGCGATGAGCTTGCGCGATAAGTACGCCGCCGCCATTCATGTGGCCAAGTCCGTGGGTATGCAAGGAGCGGCCGAGGAGGCCAACGGCCGCCTGCAGTTCAAGGGGACCGTGACGTCGGAGGACGACAAGAACAAGATCTGGGACGCACTCAAGAGCGTGCCGACGTGGAAGGACGAGCTGAACGCCCAGATCGACGTGGTCAAGCCCACTGCGATCACCTATACCGTCCAGTCGGGCGATACACTCAGCAAGATCGCGAAGGCCCACCTTGGTGATGCCAACGCGTACATGAAGATTTTCGACGCCAACAAGGATCAGCTGTCCGACCCGGACAAGATCAAGGTCGGCCAGGTCCTCACGATTCCTTCGGCGTAGTTCTCGCTCGAAAACGAGACCGGGCCCCGCGCCCGGTCT includes:
- a CDS encoding LysM peptidoglycan-binding domain-containing protein, with the translated sequence MSLRDKYAAAIHVAKSVGMQGAAEEANGRLQFKGTVTSEDDKNKIWDALKSVPTWKDELNAQIDVVKPTAITYTVQSGDTLSKIAKAHLGDANAYMKIFDANKDQLSDPDKIKVGQVLTIPSA